A genomic segment from Gadus morhua chromosome 4, gadMor3.0, whole genome shotgun sequence encodes:
- the LOC115542690 gene encoding arg8-vasotocin receptor-like, translated as MLFFFFFCGLRMDFDFLGFGDLSLAGRSRRAQCASPTAEQTYPGDHGTGKNWSDGVNLLRATRNMESLPGNLTGGARDNTSNQTDPFGRNEDIAKIEITVLTVTFLVAVVGNVSVLLAMSRTPRKRSRVHLFIKHLSLADLVVAFFQVLPQLCWEITFRFYGPDILCRVVKHLQVLGMFASTYMMVMMTLDRYIAICHPMQTLQQPTRRAYIMIASTWLCSLALSLPQYLIFSLSEVTAGSEVYDCWGHFVQPWGVRAYITWITTGIFLVPVTVLVLCYGFICRAIWRNVQYKTRKGPVGAGVSNGHRTNGLLGKSSVSSISTISRAKLRTVKMTFVIVVAYVVCWAPFFIVQMWSVWDETFSYADSENTAVALSALLASLNSCCNPWIYMLFSGHLLGEAARCLPCRRRSLRHRRGVAGQQDSDSSVRRTTLLSWLHGPRLSEPFACREQDPQPQPPPPPPHPQPAPAHLRVAPGDLGAPPAGLVVVGGPAPGAM; from the exons atgcttttttttttttttttttgtggactAAGAATGGATTTTGATTTTTTGGGTTTTGGTGATCTCTCTCTCGCGGGGCGTTCGCGTCGCGCGCAATGCGCATCGCCCACAGCGGAACAGACATACCCAGGTGATCATGGCACAGGCAAAAACTGGAGCGATGGTGTGAATCTACTGCGCGCGACGCGCAACATGGAAAGCCTCCCCGGGAACCTCACCGGCGGGGCGCGCGACAACACCAGCAACCAAACCGACCCGTTTGGACGCAACGAGGACATCGCCAAGATCGAGATCACGGTGCTGACCGTCACCTTCCTCGTGGCCGTGGTGGGCAACGTCAGCGTGCTTCTGGCCATGTCCCGCACGCCGCGTAAACGCTCGCGCGTGCACCTGTTCATCAAGCACCTGAGCCTCGCGGACCTCGTGGTTGCCTTCTTCCAGGTGCTCCCGCAGCTCTGCTGGGAGATCACCTTCCGGTTCTACGGGCCGGACATCCTGTGCCGCGTGGTCAAGCACCTGCAGGTGCTGGGCATGTTCGCGTCCACCtacatgatggtgatgatgacgcTGGACCGCTACATCGCCATCTGCCACCCCATGCAGACCCTGCAGCAGCCCACGCGCCGCGCCTACATCATGATCGCCTCAACGTGGCTGTGCAGCCTAGCGCTCAGCCTCCCGCAGTACCTGATCTTCTCGCTGAGCGAGGTGACCGCGGGCTCCGAGGTGTACGACTGCTGGGGACACTTTGTCCAACCGTGGGGCGTGCGCGCGTACATCACCTGGATCACCACCGGGATCTTCCTCGTGCCCGTGACGGTGCTCGTGCTGTGCTACGGGTTTATTTGCCGCGCGATCTGGAGGAACGTGCAGTATAAGACGCGGAAGGGACCGGTGGGTGCGGGGGTGTCGAACGGCCACCGGACGAACGGACTGCTGGGGAAGAGCTCGGTGAGCAGCATCAGCACCATCTCGCGCGCCAAGCTGCGCACGGTGAAGATGACGTTTGTGATCGTGGTGGCGTACGTGGTGTGCTGGGCGCCGTTCTTCATCGTGCAGATGTGGTCCGTCTGGGATGAGACCTTCTCGTATGCCG acTCGGAGAACACGGCGGTGGCTCTCTCAGCGCTGCTGGCCAGCCTGAACAGCTGCTGCAACCCCTGGATCTACATGCTGTTCAGCGGCCACCTGCTGGGCGAGGCCGCCCGCTGCCTGCCGTGCCGGCGCCGGTCCCTCCGCCACCGCCGCGGCGTCGCCGGGCAGCAGGACTCGGACAGCAGCGTCCGCCGCACCACGCTGCTGTCCTGGCTGCACGGGCCCCGCCTCTCCGAGCCCTTCGCCTGCAGGGAGCAGGACCCCCaaccgcagccgccgccgccgccgccgcacccCCAGCCGGCGCCCGCCCACTTGAGGGTCGCCCCGGGCGATTTGGGGGCCCCGCCCGCGGGACTTGTTGTTGTCGGAGGCCCCGCCCCTGGGGCGATGTGA